One window from the genome of Balaenoptera musculus isolate JJ_BM4_2016_0621 chromosome 3, mBalMus1.pri.v3, whole genome shotgun sequence encodes:
- the FBXO4 gene encoding F-box only protein 4 isoform X3 produces MAGSESRSGGGSPQPHHGDWGRLEAAILSGWRSFWQSVGKERAAPRASPEEADEEASSLTRLPIDVQLYILSFLSPHDLCQLGSTSHYWNETVRDAILWRYFLLRDLPSWSSVDWKSLPDLEILKKPISEVTDGAFFDYMAVYKMCCPYTRRSSKSSRPMYGAVTSFLHSLIIQNEPRFAMFGPGLEELNTSLVLSLMSSEELCPTAGLPQRQIDGIGSGVSFQLSNQHKFNILILYSTTRKERDRAREEHTSAVNKMFSIQNEGDDQQGSRYSVIPQIQKVCEVVDGFIYVANAEAHKSPGYRG; encoded by the exons ATGGCGGGAAGCGAGTCGCGCAGTGGAGGCGGCTCCCCTCAGCCTCACCACGGCGACTGGGGCCGCCTGGAGGCTGCTATCCTCAGCGGCTGGAGGAGCTTCTGGCAGTCGGTGGGCAAGGAGAGGGCGGCTCCGAGGGCCTCCCCGGAGGAGGCGGACGAGGAGGCCAGCTCGCTAACGCGGCTGCCG ATTGATGTACAGCtatatattttgtcatttctttcacCTCATGATCTATGTCAGTTGGGAAGTACAAGTCATTATTGGAATGAAACTGTACGAGATGCAATTCTGTGGAGATATTTTCTGTTGCGGGATCTTCCTTCTTGGTCTTCTGTTGACTGGAAGTCTCTTCCAGATCTAGAAATCTTAAAAAAGCCTATATCTGAGGTCACTGATGGTGCATTTTTTGACTACATGGCAGT CTATAAAATGTGCTGTCCATATACAAGAAGATCCTCAAAATCTAGCCGTCCTATGTATGGAGCTGTCACCTCATTTTTACACTCATTGATCATTCAGAATGAACCACGATTTGCCATGTTTGGACCAGGTTTGGAAGAACTAAATACATCTTTGGTGTTGAGCTTGATGTCTTCCGAGGAGCTTTGCCCAACAGCTGGTTTGCCTCAGAGGCAGATTGATG GTATTGGATCAGGAGTCAGTTTTCAGTTGAGCAACCAACATAAATTCAACATCCTAATATTATATTCAACTACAAG AAAGGAAAGAGATAGAGCAAGAGAAGAACATACAAGTGCAGTTAACAAGATGTTCAGTATACAGAATGAAGGGGATGATCAACAAGGAAGCCGGTACAGTGTAATTCCACAAATTCAGAAGGTGTGTGAAGTTGTTGATGGGTTCATCTATGTTGCAAATGCTGAAGCTCATAAAA